Proteins encoded within one genomic window of Actinomycetes bacterium:
- the mreD gene encoding rod shape-determining protein MreD, translating to MTEEIRMVARTALVLFVALVLQVGLFDELRVFSVHPELLLAVGIATAVAWGPERGVVVCFVAGLLADLILSGRFGVTALAWGVAGYGVGRLSDAVARRSHFIDAGLMALGSAAAVMLYAVVAALFGESTLGDDHLWRIIGIVTAWNVLLSPIVLPVARWAGREPELRPVR from the coding sequence GTGACCGAGGAAATCCGCATGGTCGCCCGCACCGCGCTGGTGTTGTTCGTGGCGCTGGTGCTGCAGGTGGGCCTGTTCGACGAACTGAGGGTCTTCTCGGTTCACCCCGAGTTGCTGCTGGCCGTCGGGATCGCCACGGCCGTAGCGTGGGGTCCTGAACGCGGTGTCGTGGTCTGCTTCGTAGCTGGACTGCTGGCCGATCTCATCCTTTCCGGACGCTTCGGCGTGACCGCCCTGGCCTGGGGCGTCGCGGGCTACGGGGTGGGTCGGCTGTCGGATGCGGTCGCGAGGCGCAGCCACTTCATCGACGCCGGACTCATGGCGCTCGGAAGTGCCGCCGCAGTGATGCTCTATGCGGTGGTGGCGGCGTTGTTCGGAGAATCGACCCTCGGAGACGACCACCTGTGGCGCATCATCGGAATCGTGACTGCATGGAACGTGCTGCTCAGCCCGATCGTGCTG
- a CDS encoding rod shape-determining protein MreC, producing MLLIITLLAVTLVTVDALGGNFFDPVRNATSDVVSPLSGAVRWVTTPLRNAWKGISGYEELEAENEELRAQLDDVAGEEIRDRNATEQLEKLRAELNIGSIGDIPSEIARVATGPRNNFTDHRIELDKGANSGIEVGMPVMTGGGLLGRVERVSSNRSIVQLITDPSFELGVRIADTQDLGIGHGSGEGRPFIVYKGIELTDPVEEGDVVLTSGLLRAIMPPDVPIGTVTEVQPDQAAGSLILDVELAAKLSQIDVVQVLKWVPPA from the coding sequence GTGTTGCTGATCATCACGTTGCTGGCAGTCACGCTCGTGACCGTCGACGCTCTCGGGGGGAACTTCTTCGACCCCGTGCGCAACGCCACCTCGGACGTGGTGTCACCTCTGTCCGGCGCCGTGCGCTGGGTGACCACACCGCTCCGCAACGCCTGGAAGGGCATCAGCGGCTACGAGGAACTGGAGGCGGAGAACGAGGAGCTACGCGCCCAGCTCGACGATGTCGCCGGAGAGGAGATCCGCGACCGCAACGCGACCGAACAGCTGGAGAAGCTTCGAGCGGAGCTCAACATCGGCTCCATCGGTGACATCCCGAGCGAGATCGCCCGCGTGGCAACGGGCCCCCGCAACAACTTCACCGACCACCGAATCGAGCTCGACAAGGGAGCCAACTCGGGCATCGAGGTGGGCATGCCGGTGATGACCGGTGGGGGGCTGCTCGGCCGGGTCGAGCGCGTGTCCTCGAACCGCTCGATCGTGCAGCTGATCACCGACCCGAGTTTCGAGCTGGGGGTGCGCATCGCCGACACCCAGGACCTGGGCATCGGCCACGGGTCCGGCGAAGGCCGGCCGTTCATCGTCTACAAGGGCATCGAGCTGACCGACCCGGTCGAGGAAGGCGACGTAGTGCTCACCAGCGGCCTTCTGCGCGCCATCATGCCGCCGGACGTGCCGATCGGCACCGTCACCGAGGTGCAGCCCGACCAGGCGGCGGGGAGCCTGATTCTCGATGTGGAGCTGGCCGCCAAGCTGAGCCAGATCGACGTCGTCCAGGTGCTGAAGTGGGTGCCACCCGCGTGA